From the Microbacterium thalassium genome, one window contains:
- a CDS encoding dienelactone hydrolase family protein, with product MTGTITLTADGDTFGVHLARPTGSPRGALVVIHEIWGLVPHIVAVADRLAAEGYVVAAPDILSHAGVAPALGEELFEIMTGGDEERRIAAQPMMREAMSGMRAPDYAGWAVSALRATVDLLEAEPGVDGRIGVTGFCFGGTYTFLLAASDDRIRAAAPFYGTAPAPERMATISAPVLALYGAHDPALIDALPQVRADMAAAGVEFEAVVYPDAAHAFFNDTGRRYDAAAAADAWRRVTGFFAERLA from the coding sequence ATGACCGGCACGATCACCCTCACCGCCGACGGTGACACCTTCGGCGTGCACCTCGCGCGCCCGACCGGATCGCCGCGCGGCGCCCTCGTGGTCATCCACGAGATCTGGGGACTGGTGCCCCACATCGTCGCGGTCGCCGATCGTCTCGCGGCGGAGGGGTACGTCGTGGCGGCACCCGACATCCTGTCGCACGCCGGCGTCGCGCCGGCGCTCGGCGAGGAGCTGTTCGAGATCATGACCGGCGGCGACGAGGAGCGACGGATCGCCGCCCAGCCGATGATGCGCGAGGCGATGTCGGGGATGCGCGCGCCGGACTACGCGGGATGGGCGGTATCGGCTCTGCGCGCCACCGTGGACCTGCTCGAGGCCGAGCCCGGCGTCGACGGCCGCATCGGCGTGACGGGCTTCTGCTTCGGCGGCACCTACACGTTCCTGCTCGCAGCCTCCGACGACCGCATCCGCGCGGCGGCGCCGTTCTACGGCACCGCGCCCGCGCCGGAGCGGATGGCGACGATCTCGGCGCCGGTCCTCGCCCTCTACGGCGCCCACGACCCGGCTCTCATCGACGCCCTGCCGCAGGTGCGCGCCGACATGGCCGCCGCCGGCGTCGAGTTCGAGGCGGTGGTCTACCCGGACGCGGCGCACGCGTTCTTCAACGACACCGGGCGGCGCTACGACGCGGCTGCCGCCGCCGACGCGTGGCGGCGGGTCACCGGCTTCTTCGCGGAGCGTCTGGCGTGA
- the argF gene encoding ornithine carbamoyltransferase — MTRHLLRDDDLSAAEQAEILDLAVDLKQDRFKLKALEGPQTVAVIFDKSSTRTRVSFAVGIADLGGSPLIISTANSQLGGKETPSDTARVLERQVAAIVWRTYAQAGLEEMARGTRVPVVNALSDDFHPCQLLADLLTIKEHKGELAGLTLAFFGDGMSNMAHSYVLAGVTAGMHVRVASPEDYAPREDVIADADARAAETGGSVTLYTDPNEAAAGADVIVTDTWVSMGKEEEKLARLRDLGGYKVTQELMTLAQDDAIFIHCLPADRGYEVDSEVIDGPQSVVWDEAENRLHAQKALLVWLLRQG; from the coding sequence ATGACCCGCCATCTGCTGCGCGACGACGACCTGAGCGCCGCCGAGCAGGCCGAGATCCTGGATCTCGCCGTCGACCTCAAGCAGGACCGATTCAAGCTCAAGGCCCTCGAGGGGCCCCAGACCGTCGCGGTCATCTTCGACAAGTCCTCGACGCGCACGCGCGTGTCGTTCGCGGTCGGCATCGCCGACCTCGGCGGATCGCCGCTGATCATCTCGACCGCCAACAGCCAGCTCGGCGGCAAGGAGACCCCGTCCGACACCGCGCGCGTGCTCGAGCGACAGGTCGCCGCGATCGTGTGGCGCACCTACGCGCAGGCCGGGCTCGAGGAGATGGCGCGGGGCACCCGTGTGCCGGTCGTCAACGCCCTCAGCGACGACTTCCACCCGTGCCAGCTGCTCGCCGACCTGCTCACCATCAAGGAGCACAAGGGCGAGCTCGCCGGCCTCACCCTCGCCTTCTTCGGCGACGGCATGTCGAACATGGCCCACTCCTATGTCCTGGCCGGCGTCACCGCCGGCATGCACGTGCGCGTCGCCTCTCCCGAGGACTACGCGCCGCGCGAGGACGTCATCGCCGACGCGGATGCCCGCGCGGCCGAGACGGGCGGATCGGTGACCCTGTACACCGATCCCAACGAGGCCGCCGCCGGAGCCGACGTCATCGTCACGGACACGTGGGTGTCGATGGGCAAGGAGGAGGAGAAGCTCGCGCGCCTGCGCGACCTCGGCGGATACAAGGTCACCCAGGAGCTGATGACCCTCGCCCAGGACGACGCCATCTTCATCCACTGCCTGCCCGCCGACCGCGGCTACGAGGTGGACTCCGAGGTCATCGACGGTCCGCAGAGCGTCGTGTGGGACGAAGCGGAGAACCGCCTGCACGCCCAGAAGGCGCTGCTGGTGTGGCTGCTGCGCCAGGGCTGA
- the argB gene encoding acetylglutamate kinase: MTDLQDTDPALASAKAATLIESLPWLRRFRDQVIVVKYGGNAMVSEELQDAFAADMAYLRYVGVKPVVVHGGGPQISSMLDRLAIPSEFKGGYRVTSTEAISVVRMVLTGQINPQLVGKINTHGPLATGLSGEDAGLFGGRRRGVTVDGIEHDLGRVGHVVEVDPQPVLDQLAAGRIPVVSSIAPDLDHPGHSLNVNADAAAAALAVALKASKLVVLTDVPGLYADWPNRDSLVSHLTSTELRAMLPSLESGMIPKMTACLDAVEGGVDTAAIIDGRVPHSVLVEIFTSKGIGTEVVQG, translated from the coding sequence ATGACAGACCTCCAAGACACCGACCCGGCTCTCGCCAGCGCGAAGGCGGCCACCCTCATCGAGTCGCTGCCCTGGCTGCGCCGCTTCCGCGACCAGGTGATCGTCGTCAAGTACGGCGGCAACGCCATGGTCAGCGAGGAGCTGCAGGACGCCTTCGCCGCCGACATGGCCTACCTCCGCTACGTGGGCGTCAAGCCCGTCGTCGTGCACGGCGGGGGCCCGCAGATCTCGTCGATGCTCGACCGGCTCGCCATCCCGAGCGAGTTCAAAGGCGGCTACCGCGTCACCTCGACCGAGGCGATCTCGGTCGTGCGCATGGTGCTCACCGGCCAGATCAATCCGCAGCTGGTCGGCAAGATCAACACCCACGGACCTCTCGCGACGGGGCTGAGCGGCGAGGACGCGGGGCTGTTCGGCGGACGCCGCCGGGGCGTGACGGTCGACGGCATCGAGCACGACCTGGGCCGCGTCGGCCATGTGGTGGAGGTCGATCCGCAGCCGGTGCTCGACCAGCTGGCGGCCGGCCGCATCCCCGTCGTCTCGTCGATCGCGCCCGATCTCGACCACCCCGGCCACTCGCTGAACGTCAATGCGGATGCCGCGGCGGCGGCGCTCGCCGTGGCGCTGAAGGCGTCGAAGCTCGTCGTCCTCACCGACGTGCCCGGGCTCTACGCGGACTGGCCCAACCGGGACTCTCTGGTGTCGCACCTGACCTCGACCGAGCTGCGCGCGATGCTGCCGTCGCTCGAGTCGGGGATGATCCCGAAGATGACCGCGTGCCTGGACGCGGTCGAGGGCGGCGTCGACACGGCGGCCATCATCGACGGACGGGTGCCGCACTCGGTGCTCGTCGAGATCTTCACGAGCAAGGGAATCGGAACAGAGGTGGTGCAGGGATGA
- the argJ gene encoding bifunctional glutamate N-acetyltransferase/amino-acid acetyltransferase ArgJ — MSVTAPQGFEAAGVVAQLKSTGKPDVAVVVNRGPLHAGAAVFTSNRAKANPILWSEQVVQDGVVEAIVLNSGGANCFTGAFGFQTTHATAEKAAELLGISPGDVVVCSTGLIGTGDEVFRQKVLTGTADAIANLSADGGQDAAEAIMTTDSVSKTSVYRGDGWTIGGMAKGAGMLAPGLATMLVVITTDAELTSAETDAHLRAATRVSFDRLDSDGCMSTNDQVTLMASGASGAAPDPDEFRFGLIEVCTDLAAQLQRDAEGASHDITIQVVGAATEDDAVEVGRSVARNNLFKAAIFGNDPNWGRVLAAIGTTQAEFDPYAVDVEINGVRVCSAGGPDRPREEVDLAPRAVSLVIDLKVGTASAVILTNDLTHDYVHENSAYSS, encoded by the coding sequence GTGAGCGTCACCGCACCGCAGGGATTCGAGGCGGCCGGCGTCGTCGCGCAGCTGAAGTCCACCGGCAAGCCGGACGTCGCCGTCGTCGTCAACCGCGGCCCGCTCCACGCGGGGGCGGCCGTGTTCACGAGCAATCGCGCCAAGGCGAACCCGATCCTGTGGTCGGAGCAGGTGGTGCAGGACGGCGTCGTCGAGGCGATCGTGCTCAACTCCGGCGGGGCGAACTGCTTCACCGGCGCCTTCGGCTTCCAGACGACGCACGCCACCGCCGAGAAGGCCGCGGAGCTGCTCGGGATCAGCCCGGGCGACGTCGTGGTGTGCTCGACGGGCCTCATCGGCACCGGCGACGAGGTGTTCCGTCAGAAGGTGCTCACCGGCACGGCGGACGCCATCGCGAACCTGTCGGCCGACGGCGGTCAGGATGCCGCCGAGGCGATCATGACGACCGACTCGGTGTCGAAGACCAGCGTCTACCGCGGTGACGGCTGGACGATCGGCGGAATGGCCAAGGGCGCCGGCATGCTCGCGCCGGGTCTGGCGACGATGCTCGTGGTGATCACGACGGATGCCGAGCTCACGTCCGCCGAGACCGACGCGCACCTGCGCGCCGCGACCCGGGTGAGCTTCGACCGTCTCGACTCCGACGGCTGCATGTCGACCAACGACCAGGTGACCCTCATGGCCAGCGGCGCCTCCGGCGCCGCACCCGATCCGGACGAGTTCCGCTTCGGGCTCATCGAGGTGTGCACCGACCTCGCCGCCCAGCTCCAGCGGGATGCCGAGGGCGCCAGCCACGACATCACGATCCAGGTCGTGGGCGCCGCGACCGAGGACGACGCGGTCGAGGTCGGCCGCTCCGTCGCCCGCAACAACCTGTTCAAGGCGGCGATCTTCGGCAACGACCCGAACTGGGGCCGCGTGCTCGCCGCGATCGGCACCACCCAGGCGGAGTTCGACCCGTACGCGGTCGACGTCGAGATCAACGGCGTGCGCGTGTGCTCGGCCGGCGGTCCGGACCGGCCCCGCGAAGAGGTCGACCTCGCCCCGCGCGCGGTCTCGCTCGTGATCGACCTCAAGGTCGGCACGGCATCCGCGGTCATCCTCACCAACGACCTCACCCACGACTACGTCCACGAGAACAGCGCGTATTCCTCATGA
- a CDS encoding NAD-dependent epimerase/dehydratase family protein, giving the protein MTDVLVLGGTGWLSGRVAREWLARGARVTCLARGGRPAPDGAALVVGDRETRDAYAAVAAHEWDEVVDVSSMPSHVAQAAGALGERARHWTYVSSLSVYAADDVAGADESAALAEPALPGDAYDYARAKSAAEASVRAACGDRAAVVRPGLIVGDGDPTDRFGYWVGRFALAADGPVLVPGDERRSQVIDVDDLARFLVDRGEKRWHGVANATGPSAPLSDVLRAARAVAGHTGTVVAASDADLLAHDVAYWMGPRSLPLWLPADMPGFATRSIETYLREGGQHAPLTETLERALAHERALGLERERRAGLTRPDELSIIDALGA; this is encoded by the coding sequence GTGACCGACGTCCTCGTCCTCGGCGGCACGGGATGGCTGAGCGGCCGGGTCGCCCGCGAGTGGCTGGCGCGCGGCGCGCGTGTCACGTGCCTCGCGCGGGGCGGCCGCCCGGCTCCCGACGGCGCCGCGCTCGTCGTCGGCGACCGCGAGACGCGGGATGCCTACGCCGCGGTCGCCGCGCACGAGTGGGACGAGGTCGTCGACGTGTCGTCGATGCCGTCACACGTCGCGCAGGCGGCCGGAGCGCTCGGCGAACGCGCGCGGCACTGGACGTACGTGTCGTCGCTGTCGGTGTACGCCGCCGACGACGTCGCGGGCGCCGACGAGTCGGCGGCTCTCGCCGAGCCCGCGCTGCCGGGAGACGCGTACGACTACGCGCGTGCGAAGTCCGCCGCCGAGGCATCCGTGCGCGCCGCGTGCGGCGATCGCGCCGCCGTCGTCCGGCCAGGCCTCATCGTCGGCGACGGCGACCCGACCGACCGGTTCGGCTACTGGGTGGGGCGCTTCGCGCTCGCCGCGGACGGGCCCGTCCTCGTCCCGGGGGACGAGCGGCGCTCGCAGGTGATCGACGTCGACGACCTCGCGCGCTTCCTCGTCGACCGGGGAGAGAAGCGGTGGCACGGCGTCGCGAACGCCACGGGCCCGTCGGCCCCGCTTTCCGATGTGCTGCGCGCGGCGCGCGCGGTCGCCGGGCACACCGGGACGGTCGTCGCGGCATCCGACGCCGACCTGCTCGCGCACGATGTCGCGTACTGGATGGGTCCGCGCTCGCTGCCGCTGTGGCTCCCGGCGGACATGCCGGGCTTCGCGACGCGCTCCATCGAGACGTACCTGCGCGAGGGCGGGCAGCACGCACCCCTCACCGAGACGCTCGAGCGGGCCCTGGCGCACGAGCGGGCGCTCGGACTCGAGCGTGAGCGCCGGGCGGGCCTGACGCGGCCCGACGAACTGTCGATCATCGACGCGCTCGGCGCCTGA
- the argH gene encoding argininosuccinate lyase, with translation MSEDKHDGTNEGALWGARFATGPSPELAELSRSTHFDWDLALYDLAGSHAHAKALAAAGYLTADEEAAMHAGLDALADGIRDGSLRPSPGDEDVHGALEQALIAEVGPELGGKLRAGRSRNDQIATLVRMYMLDHARTIAREILRLVDALVAQAEAHPEAIMPGRTHLQHAQPVLLAHHLQAHAWPLVRDLERLRDWSARASVSPYGGGALAGSTLGLDPQLVAESLGLARPAENSLDGTAARDVVAEFAFIAAMIGVDVSRLAEEIILWNTREFGFVTLDDGYSTGSSIMPQKKNPDIAELARGKSGRLIGNLTGLLATLKALPLAYNRDLQEDKEPVFDSVRTLEVVLPAFAGMIATLRFHTDRMAELAPQGFSLATDVAEWLVKRGVPFRDAHEISGHMVRVCEERGIELHEVDDASLAEISPHLSPEVREVLTIEGSVASRTGVGGTAGVRVEEQRAELIARVQHAAHALGL, from the coding sequence GTGAGCGAAGACAAGCACGACGGCACCAACGAGGGCGCACTGTGGGGCGCCCGGTTCGCGACGGGACCGTCGCCGGAGCTGGCGGAGCTGAGCCGTTCCACCCACTTCGACTGGGACCTGGCGCTCTACGATCTGGCCGGATCCCACGCCCACGCGAAGGCGCTCGCCGCGGCGGGCTATCTCACCGCCGACGAGGAGGCGGCGATGCACGCCGGCCTCGACGCGCTCGCCGACGGCATCCGCGACGGCTCCCTCCGCCCGTCGCCCGGCGACGAGGACGTGCACGGCGCCCTCGAGCAGGCGCTCATCGCCGAGGTCGGGCCCGAGCTCGGCGGCAAGCTGCGCGCCGGCCGCAGCCGCAACGACCAGATCGCGACCCTCGTGCGCATGTACATGCTCGACCACGCGCGCACGATCGCGCGCGAGATCCTGCGCCTCGTCGACGCGCTCGTCGCGCAGGCCGAGGCGCACCCCGAGGCGATCATGCCGGGACGCACGCATCTGCAGCACGCCCAGCCGGTGCTGCTGGCCCACCACCTGCAGGCCCATGCGTGGCCGCTCGTGCGCGACCTCGAGCGCCTGCGCGACTGGTCGGCGCGCGCATCCGTCTCGCCGTACGGCGGGGGAGCGCTCGCCGGCTCCACGCTGGGCCTCGACCCGCAGCTGGTCGCCGAGAGCCTGGGGCTCGCCCGCCCGGCCGAGAACTCGCTCGACGGCACGGCGGCGCGCGACGTCGTGGCGGAGTTCGCGTTCATCGCCGCCATGATCGGCGTCGACGTTTCGCGCCTGGCCGAGGAGATCATCCTCTGGAACACGCGCGAGTTCGGCTTCGTCACGCTCGACGACGGCTATTCGACGGGGTCGAGCATCATGCCCCAGAAGAAGAACCCCGACATCGCCGAGCTCGCGCGCGGCAAGTCGGGGCGACTCATCGGCAACCTCACGGGCCTCCTGGCCACGCTCAAGGCCCTCCCGCTGGCGTACAACCGCGATCTGCAGGAGGACAAGGAGCCGGTCTTCGACTCGGTGCGCACGCTCGAGGTCGTCCTGCCCGCGTTCGCCGGGATGATCGCGACGCTGCGCTTCCACACCGACCGCATGGCCGAGCTCGCGCCGCAGGGCTTCTCGCTCGCGACGGATGTGGCGGAGTGGCTGGTCAAGCGCGGTGTTCCGTTCCGCGACGCGCACGAGATCTCGGGCCACATGGTCCGCGTGTGCGAAGAGCGCGGGATCGAGCTGCACGAGGTCGACGACGCGTCGCTCGCCGAGATCTCGCCGCACCTGTCGCCCGAGGTCCGCGAGGTGCTCACGATCGAAGGCTCCGTCGCCTCGCGAACGGGCGTCGGCGGGACCGCCGGGGTACGCGTCGAGGAGCAGCGGGCCGAGTTGATCGCGCGTGTGCAGCATGCGGCGCACGCCCTCGGGCTCTGA
- a CDS encoding acetylornithine transaminase: MTTWLDDARRDLVRSFGDRMAMFVRGEGAHLWDADGKRYLDFLAGIAVNSLGHAHPVFVDAISRQAATLAHVSNYFATPPQLALAARLKRIAGTGDEGRVYFGNSGAEANEAAFKLARLHGGADRPRILSLKDAFHGRTMGTLALTGKPWMQEPFLPMIGGVEFIDSTVEALEEALDDRVAALFVEPIKGEAGVIDLPDGYLRAARELTEKHGALLIIDEIQTGAGRTGEWFAFQHSGITPDAITVAKGIGGGFPIGALITYGSASDLFYPGTHGSTFGGNALGTAVADAVLDEIETAGLVANAAEQGDRLREAILGIGSPLVAGCRGRGLLVGIALTHPVAKAVVAAAQEHGLVINAANDETIRLAPALTIGDVEIDEFIELFTAALRTVQDALVLDGSTEVSA, translated from the coding sequence ATGACGACTTGGCTGGATGACGCGCGGCGCGACCTCGTGCGCAGCTTCGGCGACCGGATGGCGATGTTCGTCCGCGGCGAGGGCGCGCACCTGTGGGATGCCGACGGCAAGCGCTACCTCGACTTCCTCGCGGGCATCGCGGTGAATTCGCTGGGGCACGCCCACCCGGTCTTCGTCGACGCGATCTCGCGTCAGGCGGCGACCCTCGCGCACGTGTCCAACTACTTCGCCACGCCGCCGCAGCTCGCGCTCGCGGCCCGGCTCAAGCGCATCGCCGGCACCGGCGACGAGGGACGCGTGTACTTCGGCAACTCCGGCGCCGAGGCCAACGAAGCCGCGTTCAAGCTCGCCCGCCTGCACGGCGGCGCCGACCGGCCCCGCATCCTCTCGCTCAAGGACGCCTTCCACGGGCGCACCATGGGCACGCTGGCCCTCACCGGCAAGCCGTGGATGCAGGAGCCGTTCCTGCCGATGATCGGCGGTGTGGAGTTCATCGATTCCACCGTCGAGGCGCTCGAGGAGGCGCTCGACGACCGCGTCGCCGCCCTGTTCGTCGAGCCCATCAAGGGCGAGGCGGGCGTCATCGATCTGCCCGACGGATACCTGCGGGCCGCGCGCGAGCTCACCGAGAAGCACGGGGCGCTGCTGATCATCGACGAGATCCAGACCGGCGCGGGGCGCACGGGCGAGTGGTTCGCGTTCCAGCACTCCGGCATCACCCCCGACGCGATCACGGTCGCGAAGGGCATCGGCGGCGGCTTCCCCATCGGCGCCCTCATCACCTACGGCTCCGCCAGCGACCTGTTCTACCCCGGGACCCACGGGTCGACCTTCGGCGGCAACGCCCTGGGCACCGCGGTCGCCGACGCCGTCCTGGACGAGATCGAGACCGCGGGGCTGGTGGCGAACGCCGCCGAGCAGGGCGACCGGCTGCGCGAGGCGATCCTCGGGATCGGCTCGCCGCTGGTGGCCGGATGCCGCGGACGGGGACTCCTCGTGGGCATCGCCCTGACGCACCCGGTCGCCAAGGCCGTCGTCGCCGCCGCGCAGGAGCACGGACTGGTCATCAACGCCGCGAACGACGAGACCATCCGCCTCGCACCGGCGCTGACGATCGGCGACGTGGAGATCGACGAGTTCATCGAGCTGTTCACCGCCGCCCTTCGCACCGTCCAGGACGCGCTCGTGCTCGACGGATCCACGGAGGTCTCCGCATGA
- a CDS encoding SatD family protein, producing MTVAVIADIIGSRRLADRAGAQAAIDAAIARVEDDRPAAVERLRATAGDEFQGVYPDLPSALRAVLLLQLALPDGIELRFGLGVGPVETIMSAAGEIPEGPGWWVARDAVESVEAKQRRAAPSARTWIVGAPEEDAGMQATIDMANAYALARDELVGAMSERARRLTYGRCIGRTQADLAREEGITQPAVSQVLAGAGSSALVEGFAALETGVTV from the coding sequence ATGACCGTCGCCGTGATCGCCGACATCATCGGCTCGCGACGCCTCGCCGACCGGGCGGGCGCGCAAGCCGCGATCGACGCCGCGATCGCGCGCGTCGAGGACGATCGCCCCGCGGCCGTAGAGCGACTGCGCGCGACCGCCGGCGACGAGTTCCAGGGCGTGTACCCCGATCTGCCGTCGGCGCTGCGCGCGGTGCTGCTCCTGCAGCTCGCGCTCCCCGATGGCATCGAGCTCCGCTTCGGGCTCGGCGTCGGCCCCGTCGAGACGATCATGTCGGCGGCGGGGGAGATCCCCGAGGGCCCCGGGTGGTGGGTCGCCCGCGACGCCGTCGAGTCGGTCGAGGCCAAGCAGCGTCGCGCCGCGCCGAGCGCCCGCACGTGGATCGTCGGCGCCCCCGAGGAGGATGCCGGTATGCAGGCCACCATCGACATGGCGAACGCGTACGCGCTCGCCCGCGACGAGCTCGTCGGCGCCATGAGCGAGCGGGCTCGCCGGCTCACGTACGGGCGATGCATCGGCCGGACCCAGGCGGACCTCGCTCGCGAAGAGGGGATCACGCAGCCGGCCGTCTCGCAGGTTCTCGCCGGTGCGGGCTCCTCGGCCCTCGTCGAGGGGTTCGCCGCGCTCGAGACGGGGGTGACGGTGTGA
- a CDS encoding heparan-alpha-glucosaminide N-acetyltransferase domain-containing protein: protein MSRTAGQQSETGRPRSLRAHWDHLNAPPRVAGVDFARGLAVIGMFAAHLLVIDGTFDWADPSTWDAVVNGNSSILFATLAGVSIGLYTGGRLPVEGPARRTLQGRLLVRAAALWAIGLFLTLLATPVYVILPAYGVMFALAIPLVGASARTLFLAAGAVAVVMPFVHAWLAGFGFWSTALGREASAVLGWHYPFEVWFAFVLAGLGLARAGLTRLRTLLIAVVSGAALVVVGDAIGDAMAPADAASASTYLARVWSAEPHSSGLPEIIGSGGLAIAVIAACVLLCRPWGRADAGTGPIGYALLPLRAVGAMPLTAYVVQLLVIALIQAFALGGVTGIGDIRAVDPFWPLTIGIIVCCTAWALLLGRGPLERVLDTAGRWLVPPR from the coding sequence ATGTCCCGGACGGCGGGCCAGCAGAGCGAGACGGGGCGTCCGCGCAGCCTGCGCGCGCACTGGGACCACCTGAACGCGCCGCCGCGGGTGGCGGGTGTCGACTTCGCGCGCGGGCTCGCGGTGATCGGCATGTTCGCCGCGCACCTCCTCGTGATCGACGGCACCTTCGACTGGGCCGACCCGAGCACGTGGGACGCCGTCGTGAACGGCAACTCGTCGATCCTCTTCGCCACCCTCGCGGGTGTGTCGATCGGGCTGTACACCGGTGGCCGGCTGCCGGTCGAGGGCCCTGCGCGCCGCACGCTGCAGGGGAGGCTCCTGGTGCGCGCCGCGGCGCTGTGGGCGATCGGCCTGTTCCTGACGCTGCTCGCGACTCCCGTCTACGTGATCCTGCCCGCGTACGGTGTGATGTTCGCCCTCGCCATACCGCTCGTGGGTGCGTCGGCGCGGACCCTGTTCCTCGCCGCGGGGGCGGTGGCCGTGGTCATGCCGTTCGTGCACGCGTGGCTCGCGGGGTTCGGCTTCTGGAGCACCGCCCTCGGCCGCGAGGCATCGGCCGTGCTCGGGTGGCACTATCCGTTCGAGGTGTGGTTCGCGTTCGTGCTGGCGGGCCTGGGGCTCGCCCGCGCCGGTCTCACGCGCCTGCGAACGCTCCTGATCGCGGTGGTGTCGGGTGCCGCGCTCGTCGTCGTCGGCGACGCGATCGGCGACGCGATGGCGCCGGCGGACGCGGCATCCGCCTCGACGTATCTCGCCCGGGTGTGGAGCGCCGAGCCGCACTCGAGCGGGCTGCCCGAGATCATCGGCTCGGGCGGTCTGGCCATCGCCGTGATCGCCGCGTGCGTGCTGCTGTGCCGTCCGTGGGGTAGGGCGGATGCCGGGACGGGCCCGATCGGCTACGCCCTGCTGCCGCTGCGGGCCGTCGGCGCGATGCCGCTGACCGCGTACGTCGTGCAGCTGCTCGTCATCGCCCTCATCCAGGCCTTCGCGCTCGGCGGTGTCACGGGGATCGGGGACATCCGCGCGGTCGATCCGTTCTGGCCGCTGACCATCGGCATCATCGTCTGCTGCACCGCATGGGCGCTCCTTCTGGGGCGCGGTCCGCTGGAGCGCGTGCTCGACACCGCGGGACGCTGGCTCGTGCCGCCTCGGTAG
- a CDS encoding N-acetyl-gamma-glutamyl-phosphate reductase: MTYSVAVSGASGYAGGEILRILASHPDVDIRTVTAHSNAGQPLIQHQPHLRSLSHLTLQETTPEILAGHDIVFLALPHGQSGQYTDALGAAPLVIDAGADHRLESQDAWDAFYGGAFHEPWTYGVPELPVGDGKQRERLAGATRIAAPGCNASTVSLSLAPGVAAGVIDPSDIVTVLAVGPSGAGKSLKTNLLASEILGTANPYAVGGTHRHIPEIRQALAHARAAGASSENSATAGGSGSDAPTKRGFSDAAGDDGIRISFTPVLVPMARGILATSTAPIAPGGTDADIRGAWEAAYGDETFVQLLPEGHFPRTADVVGANTALMGLAIDRAANRVTVVTAVDNLVKGTAGAAVQSMNIALGLPEGTGLTVNGVAP, from the coding sequence ATGACCTATTCGGTCGCCGTCTCCGGCGCCTCCGGCTATGCGGGAGGCGAGATCCTCCGGATCCTCGCCTCTCATCCCGACGTCGATATCCGCACCGTCACGGCGCATTCGAACGCGGGCCAGCCGCTGATCCAGCACCAGCCGCATCTGCGGTCGCTGTCGCACCTGACCCTGCAGGAGACGACCCCCGAGATCCTCGCCGGGCACGACATCGTCTTCCTCGCCCTGCCGCACGGGCAGTCGGGGCAGTACACCGATGCGCTCGGCGCCGCGCCGCTCGTCATCGACGCCGGCGCCGACCACCGCCTCGAGTCGCAGGACGCGTGGGACGCGTTCTACGGCGGCGCCTTCCACGAGCCGTGGACCTACGGCGTGCCCGAGCTCCCGGTCGGCGACGGGAAGCAGCGCGAGCGCCTCGCCGGTGCGACCCGCATCGCGGCACCGGGCTGCAACGCCTCGACGGTGAGCCTGAGCCTCGCGCCCGGCGTGGCGGCGGGCGTCATCGACCCGTCCGACATCGTCACGGTGCTCGCGGTCGGTCCGTCGGGCGCCGGCAAGAGCCTGAAGACGAACCTGCTCGCCAGCGAGATCCTCGGCACCGCGAATCCGTACGCCGTCGGCGGCACGCACCGCCACATCCCCGAGATCCGCCAGGCGCTCGCGCACGCGCGGGCGGCCGGCGCATCGTCGGAGAACTCGGCCACCGCCGGAGGATCTGGCTCAGATGCTCCGACGAAGCGCGGATTCTCCGACGCGGCCGGCGACGACGGCATCCGCATCTCGTTCACGCCCGTGCTCGTGCCGATGGCCCGCGGCATCCTCGCGACCTCCACGGCGCCGATCGCACCGGGAGGGACGGATGCCGACATCCGCGGCGCGTGGGAGGCCGCCTACGGCGACGAGACGTTCGTGCAGCTGCTGCCCGAGGGACACTTCCCGCGCACCGCCGACGTGGTCGGCGCGAACACGGCGCTGATGGGGCTCGCGATCGACCGGGCCGCGAACCGCGTCACGGTCGTCACCGCCGTCGACAACCTCGTCAAGGGCACCGCGGGCGCGGCCGTGCAGTCCATGAACATCGCGCTGGGCCTTCCCGAAGGCACCGGCCTGACCGTGAACGGAGTCGCGCCGTGA